One window of the Deinococcus planocerae genome contains the following:
- a CDS encoding TetR/AcrR family transcriptional regulator — protein MQSKREHIVAVALRLYRESGVAGTTLKDVAGAAGVPLGNMYYYFKTREDLVRAALDACEAELLDLLARLSPLPSRAWFEAYFDWLLADPPGAAQFGCPFGTLAGELRALGDPAAARAGQTVGLYLGALRQRTVLLGLPPSAGDDLFTAVQGAYTVARALNDPEFFRQSVLRIREGAPQFGRG, from the coding sequence ATGCAGAGCAAACGGGAGCACATCGTGGCCGTGGCGCTGCGGCTCTACCGGGAGAGCGGCGTGGCGGGCACGACCCTCAAGGACGTGGCCGGGGCGGCGGGCGTTCCCCTGGGCAACATGTACTACTACTTCAAGACGCGAGAAGACCTCGTGCGGGCCGCGCTCGACGCCTGCGAGGCGGAGTTGCTCGACCTGCTCGCGCGGCTTTCTCCCCTGCCCTCGCGCGCGTGGTTCGAGGCGTACTTCGACTGGCTGCTCGCCGACCCGCCCGGCGCGGCGCAGTTCGGCTGCCCCTTCGGCACGCTGGCGGGCGAGCTGCGCGCGCTCGGCGACCCGGCGGCGGCGCGGGCGGGGCAGACCGTCGGCCTCTACCTGGGCGCCCTGCGGCAGCGGACGGTGTTGCTCGGCCTGCCGCCCTCGGCTGGAGACGACCTGTTCACCGCCGTCCAGGGGGCGTACACGGTCGCCCGCGCCCTGAACGACCCGGAGTTTTTCCGGCAGAGCGTGTTGCGGATCAGGGAGGGGGCGCCGCAGTTCGGGCGGGGCTAG
- a CDS encoding MOSC domain-containing protein → MTPPLALSGLYIYPIKSARGVALDRSRLDLFGLDLDRRWMVVDAAGRQVTQRECPRMSLVGVELTPGGLRVTAPGLPPLAVPREPGGPPRLVHIFHQPVHARVVGGEAAEWWSAYLGTRAALVFFPEEAERRMNPRFGTARIGFADGNPLHLVHEASVADLSGRLREPVTPERFRPNLVVRGGAPYEEDGWRRIRVGSLEFEVVEPCARCSVLNVSDGRMGGEPLRTLAGYRRRGRLVEFGQNLVHTAQGEVALGDPVTVLRREEGA, encoded by the coding sequence ATGACCCCCCCGCTCGCCTTGTCCGGCCTCTACATCTACCCCATCAAGTCGGCGCGCGGCGTGGCGCTGGACCGCTCGCGGCTCGATCTGTTCGGGCTCGACCTCGACCGCCGCTGGATGGTCGTGGACGCCGCGGGCCGCCAGGTGACCCAGCGGGAATGCCCGCGCATGAGTCTCGTCGGGGTGGAGCTGACGCCGGGGGGGCTGCGCGTGACGGCGCCGGGCCTGCCCCCCCTGGCCGTGCCGCGTGAGCCGGGCGGGCCGCCGCGCCTGGTCCACATCTTCCACCAGCCCGTGCACGCCCGTGTCGTGGGCGGGGAGGCGGCGGAGTGGTGGAGCGCGTACCTGGGCACGCGGGCGGCCCTGGTCTTCTTCCCGGAGGAGGCCGAGCGGCGCATGAACCCGCGCTTCGGCACCGCGCGCATCGGGTTCGCGGACGGCAACCCCCTCCACCTCGTCCACGAGGCGTCGGTCGCGGACCTGAGTGGCCGCCTGCGGGAGCCGGTGACGCCCGAGCGATTCCGGCCCAACCTCGTCGTGCGCGGCGGCGCCCCCTACGAGGAGGACGGCTGGCGGCGCATCCGGGTCGGAAGCTTGGAGTTCGAGGTGGTCGAGCCGTGCGCCCGGTGCAGCGTGCTCAATGTCTCGGACGGGCGCATGGGCGGCGAGCCGCTGCGGACCCTGGCAGGCTACCGGCGCCGGGGAAGGCTGGTGGAGTTCGGGCAAAACCTCGTCCACACCGCCCAGGGGGAGGTGGCGCTGGGGGACCCGGTGACCGTGCTGCGGCGGGAGGAGGGGGCGTGA
- a CDS encoding alpha/beta fold hydrolase → MSHHPRRPLLLAALTTALLGSALAGGSAGAGQSGDLDINGARIHYVSQGSGTPMLLLHGYPLSGELFSRNRDALAAAGYRVITIDHRGYGRSTAPAGAPGSLETYAQDALAVMDRLGVQRAIIGGMSMGGPIAFEMYRHAPGRFLGLILIDTIANPASIVEQNLWKGMAQKASTYGPQSLAPELLKDMLTGETRTRRPADAAFLTNIVKQASVAADVAGANVLATRPDSIPTLKTITVPTLIIEGLEDTVYPPEFSLKMAQNIAGSKLVVIPGAAHAAIFEKADAANRAILDWARTVR, encoded by the coding sequence ATGTCGCACCACCCCCGCCGCCCGCTGCTCCTCGCTGCCCTGACGACCGCCCTGCTCGGCTCCGCCCTCGCGGGAGGGAGCGCCGGGGCCGGGCAGTCGGGTGACCTCGACATCAACGGTGCCCGCATCCACTACGTCTCGCAGGGGAGCGGTACGCCGATGCTCCTGCTGCACGGCTACCCCCTCAGCGGCGAGCTGTTCTCGCGCAACCGTGACGCGCTGGCCGCCGCCGGGTACCGCGTGATCACCATCGACCACCGGGGTTATGGCCGCAGCACCGCTCCGGCGGGCGCCCCGGGCAGCCTGGAGACCTACGCGCAGGACGCCCTGGCCGTCATGGACCGCCTCGGCGTCCAGAGGGCGATCATCGGCGGGATGAGCATGGGTGGCCCGATCGCCTTCGAGATGTACCGCCACGCCCCGGGGCGCTTCCTGGGGCTGATCCTGATCGACACCATCGCCAATCCGGCGAGCATCGTCGAGCAGAACCTCTGGAAGGGCATGGCGCAGAAGGCGAGCACCTACGGCCCGCAGTCCCTGGCGCCCGAACTCCTCAAGGACATGCTGACGGGCGAGACGCGCACGCGCCGCCCTGCCGACGCCGCGTTCCTCACCAACATAGTCAAGCAGGCCAGCGTGGCGGCGGACGTGGCGGGGGCCAACGTGCTCGCCACTCGGCCCGACTCCATCCCGACCCTGAAGACCATCACCGTGCCCACCCTGATCATCGAGGGGCTCGAAGATACCGTCTACCCGCCCGAATTCTCCCTGAAGATGGCGCAGAACATCGCAGGCTCGAAGCTGGTGGTCATCCCCGGCGCCGCCCACGCCGCGATCTTCGAGAAGGCCGACGCCGCCAACCGGGCGATCCTCGACTGGGCCCGCACAGTCCGCTGA
- a CDS encoding aldo/keto reductase — MDYARLGQSGLKVSRISLGTMTYGDPAWRDWVLPEDESRPFVARALELGINFFDTADMYSLGASEEVLGRALRDFARRDQVVIATKVFNPMGEGPNDRGLSRGHIMDAVQASLKRLGTDHIDLYQIHRFDPETPILETMTALHDLVRMGAVRYLGASSMLAYQFAKMQHVADLHGLTRFVSMQNHYNLVYREEEREMLPLCREDGVGVIPWSPLARGFLAGNRPAGGEAQTTRARSDRFSHALYHTEADYAVQRRVVEVAGRLGVSPAQVATAWLLHQPGVTAPIVGASKMPHLEDAVAALNVRLSPEDLRALEEPYVPHPVLGL; from the coding sequence ATGGACTACGCGCGTCTCGGACAAAGCGGCCTGAAGGTCTCCCGCATCTCCCTGGGCACCATGACCTACGGCGACCCCGCGTGGCGCGACTGGGTGCTCCCGGAAGACGAGAGCCGCCCCTTCGTCGCCCGGGCGCTCGAACTCGGGATCAACTTCTTCGACACCGCCGACATGTATTCCCTCGGCGCCAGCGAGGAGGTGCTGGGCCGGGCCCTGCGCGACTTCGCCCGGCGTGATCAGGTCGTCATCGCCACCAAGGTCTTCAACCCGATGGGGGAGGGGCCGAACGACCGGGGGCTCTCGCGGGGGCACATCATGGACGCGGTGCAGGCGAGCCTCAAGCGGCTGGGCACCGACCACATCGACCTCTACCAGATTCACCGCTTCGACCCCGAGACGCCCATCCTGGAGACGATGACGGCCCTGCACGACCTCGTGCGGATGGGGGCGGTGCGCTACCTCGGCGCGAGCAGCATGCTGGCCTACCAGTTCGCCAAGATGCAGCACGTCGCCGACCTCCACGGTCTGACCCGCTTCGTCTCCATGCAAAACCATTACAACCTCGTCTACCGGGAAGAGGAGCGCGAGATGCTGCCCCTTTGCCGCGAGGACGGGGTGGGCGTCATCCCCTGGAGCCCCCTGGCGCGCGGCTTCCTCGCCGGGAACCGCCCCGCGGGCGGCGAGGCCCAGACCACCCGCGCCCGCAGCGACCGCTTCAGCCACGCGCTCTACCACACCGAGGCCGACTACGCCGTCCAGCGCCGGGTGGTCGAGGTGGCGGGGCGACTGGGCGTGTCGCCCGCCCAGGTGGCGACCGCGTGGCTCCTCCACCAGCCCGGCGTGACGGCCCCCATCGTCGGCGCGAGCAAGATGCCCCACCTCGAAGACGCCGTGGCCGCGCTGAACGTGCGCCTCAGCCCCGAGGACCTGCGCGCCCTGGAGGAACCCTACGTGCCCCACCCCGTGCTCGGCCTCTAG
- a CDS encoding glycosyltransferase family 1 protein has protein sequence MKKISLNTGSRVEAPALIVISHLRWDFVFQRPQHLMTRAARTRRVFYVEEPIFGAGPDRLEPKVDASGVTVLTPHVEEGHSPAQSQTRTARLLGEFVRDEGLETYDLWVYTPMELPVTSGLRPRVTVYDCMDELANFKGASPELREREARLFAQADLVFTGGHRLYESKCEQHDSAHPFPSSVDVPHFMRARTGPEDAADQEGLPRPRLGFYGVIDERFDIALLGELARRRPEWQFVLLGPVVKIDPEELPRGENLHYLGMKKYAELPTYLAHWDVALLPFALNEATEFISPTKTPEYLAAGVPVVSTGIRDVIRPYGERDLVRVADGVDAFEAACAAALTEAGTPAAEERRERADRYLATLSWDRTWAEMSALIEQAAAERVAVAGVADD, from the coding sequence TTGAAAAAGATCAGTCTGAACACCGGCTCACGTGTCGAGGCTCCCGCCCTGATCGTGATCTCGCACCTCCGCTGGGACTTCGTGTTTCAGCGGCCCCAACACCTGATGACCCGCGCGGCGCGCACCCGCCGGGTCTTCTATGTGGAGGAACCGATTTTCGGCGCCGGACCCGACCGTCTGGAGCCGAAGGTCGACGCCAGCGGCGTGACCGTGCTCACCCCCCACGTGGAGGAGGGCCACAGCCCCGCGCAGTCCCAGACCCGCACGGCGCGGCTGCTCGGCGAGTTCGTGCGCGACGAGGGCCTGGAGACCTACGACCTGTGGGTGTACACGCCGATGGAGCTGCCGGTTACTTCGGGTCTGCGTCCACGCGTCACGGTGTACGACTGCATGGACGAACTCGCCAACTTCAAGGGCGCGTCTCCCGAGCTGCGGGAGCGCGAGGCCCGGCTCTTCGCGCAGGCCGACCTCGTGTTCACCGGCGGCCACCGCCTGTACGAGTCCAAGTGCGAGCAGCACGACAGCGCCCACCCCTTCCCGTCGAGCGTGGACGTGCCCCACTTCATGCGGGCGCGGACCGGGCCCGAGGACGCCGCCGACCAGGAGGGGCTGCCCCGCCCCCGCCTGGGCTTTTACGGGGTGATCGACGAGAGATTCGACATCGCCCTTCTCGGTGAGCTGGCCCGCCGCCGCCCGGAGTGGCAGTTCGTGCTTCTCGGCCCGGTGGTGAAGATCGACCCGGAGGAGCTGCCGCGCGGCGAGAACCTGCACTACCTCGGCATGAAGAAGTACGCCGAGCTGCCGACCTACCTCGCGCACTGGGACGTGGCGCTGCTGCCCTTCGCGCTGAACGAGGCGACCGAGTTCATCAGCCCGACCAAGACGCCCGAGTATCTCGCCGCCGGAGTGCCCGTGGTCTCCACCGGCATCCGCGACGTGATCCGGCCCTACGGCGAGCGTGACCTCGTGCGGGTGGCCGACGGAGTGGACGCCTTCGAGGCCGCCTGCGCCGCCGCCCTCACCGAGGCGGGCACCCCCGCCGCCGAGGAGCGCAGAGAGCGGGCCGACCGTTACCTCGCCACCCTCTCGTGGGACCGCACCTGGGCCGAGATGAGTGCGCTGATCGAGCAGGCCGCCGCCGAGCGCGTGGCCGTCGCGGGGGTGGCCGATGACTGA
- the glf gene encoding UDP-galactopyranose mutase, with protein sequence MTEPTSAGQGFDYLIVGAGFAGSVLAERLASGGKRVLIVDRRPHIGGNAYDCYNDDGILIHPYGPHIFHTNSREVIDYLSRFTKWRPYEHRVLASVDGQLLPIPINLDTVNRLYGLNLTSFQVEEFFASVAEKVDQVRTSEDVVVSKVGRDLYNKFFRGYTRKQWDLDPGELDASVTARVPTRTNRDDRYFADAFQMMPLHGYTRMFENMLAHPNIKVMLNTDYREIAEFIPYGHMIYTGPVDAFFDYCYGKLPYRSLEFVHETHAVEQFQAVGTVNYPNDYAYTRISEFKHITGQQHRHTSVVYELPRAEGDPYYPIPRPANQELYKRYAALADERPDVTFVGRLATYRYYNMDQVVAQALTTYKKLTAVTPEPEVQPVG encoded by the coding sequence ATGACTGAGCCGACCTCCGCAGGGCAGGGCTTCGACTATCTCATCGTGGGCGCGGGTTTCGCGGGCAGTGTCCTCGCCGAGCGGTTGGCCTCAGGCGGCAAGCGCGTCTTGATCGTCGACCGGCGGCCCCATATCGGCGGCAACGCCTACGACTGCTACAACGACGACGGCATCCTGATCCACCCCTACGGCCCGCACATCTTCCACACCAACTCGCGGGAGGTGATCGACTACCTCTCGCGCTTCACGAAGTGGCGGCCCTACGAACACCGCGTGCTGGCGAGCGTGGACGGTCAACTCCTGCCCATCCCGATCAACCTCGACACGGTGAACCGGCTCTACGGCCTGAACCTGACCTCCTTCCAGGTCGAGGAGTTCTTTGCCTCGGTCGCCGAGAAGGTCGATCAGGTGCGCACCTCGGAGGATGTGGTGGTCAGCAAGGTGGGGCGCGACCTCTACAACAAGTTCTTCCGGGGCTACACGCGCAAGCAGTGGGACCTCGACCCCGGCGAACTCGACGCCTCGGTGACGGCGCGGGTGCCGACGCGCACGAACCGCGACGACCGCTACTTCGCCGATGCGTTCCAGATGATGCCGCTGCACGGCTACACCCGGATGTTCGAGAACATGCTCGCGCACCCGAACATCAAGGTGATGCTGAACACCGACTACCGGGAGATCGCGGAGTTCATCCCCTACGGCCACATGATCTACACGGGGCCGGTGGACGCCTTCTTCGACTACTGCTACGGCAAGCTGCCCTACCGCAGCCTGGAATTCGTCCACGAGACGCACGCCGTAGAGCAGTTCCAGGCGGTCGGCACGGTGAATTACCCCAACGACTACGCCTACACGCGCATCAGCGAGTTCAAGCACATCACCGGGCAGCAGCACCGCCACACGTCGGTCGTGTACGAGCTGCCGCGCGCCGAGGGTGACCCCTACTACCCGATCCCCCGCCCCGCGAACCAGGAACTGTACAAGCGGTACGCCGCGCTGGCCGACGAGCGCCCCGACGTGACCTTTGTGGGCCGCCTCGCCACCTACCGCTACTACAACATGGACCAGGTGGTCGCCCAGGCGCTGACGACCTACAAGAAGCTCACGGCGGTCACGCCCGAGCCCGAAGTCCAGCCCGTCGGCTGA
- a CDS encoding organic hydroperoxide resistance protein: MSKVLFTTQATAHGGRAGYIETPDHHLGVKLSVPQEIGGDGGVGTNPEQLLAAGYAACFQSAIGAIARREKISFGSSRVTGVVGLMRDDLGYVLDVELRVVLPDLTRERAQYMIGEAHKLCPFSRALQGNVDVRLVLEDEGLVEEGQEQVQQQA; the protein is encoded by the coding sequence ATGAGCAAAGTGCTGTTCACGACCCAGGCGACCGCGCACGGGGGCCGCGCCGGATACATCGAGACTCCGGATCACCACCTCGGCGTGAAGCTGAGCGTGCCGCAGGAGATCGGCGGCGACGGCGGGGTGGGGACCAACCCCGAGCAGCTCCTCGCCGCCGGGTACGCCGCGTGCTTCCAGAGCGCCATCGGCGCCATCGCCCGGCGCGAGAAGATTTCCTTCGGCTCCTCGCGCGTCACGGGCGTGGTGGGCCTGATGCGCGACGACCTCGGCTACGTCCTCGACGTGGAGCTGCGGGTCGTCCTGCCCGACCTCACCCGCGAGCGCGCGCAGTACATGATCGGCGAGGCCCACAAGCTCTGCCCCTTCAGCCGCGCCCTCCAGGGCAACGTGGACGTGCGCCTCGTGCTGGAGGACGAGGGGCTGGTGGAGGAAGGGCAGGAGCAGGTTCAACAGCAGGCGTGA
- a CDS encoding bifunctional metallophosphatase/5'-nucleotidase, protein MKHILLSAALLLGFASAAPLTVTILHTDDLHGHVDPVKVGEGTYGGYARQTALVRRYAAQDPNPLVLSGGDTFQGTLYYNVYQGLADVLFMNYQGYQAMAVGNHEFDNGPEALARFAQKAQFPLLASNLDLSAEPLLKDLVKPYAVLSVGGQKVGVIGAVTPDLPLISSPGPNVKMLELTGSLNASVKALQDQGIDKIILVSHLGYTLEQEVARTVPGLDVIVGGHSHTLLGSFDNKDFPPSEGPYPTVVQNPDGNRTLLVAAWEWGKVLGRLQVTFNDAGAVESFQGNPIVVSADLPEDPTARRMIDTLSVPIAALRRQVVGTTANGLNGAREVVRRRESTMANVLADAALDAAKNAGATVAFVNGGGVRSSIDAGPITFEEAITVQPFGNTLTVLDLTGAEIRQALEHGVATWSENKGQFLHVSRGMSYTFDPTRPAGSRVTAVTVGGQPLVDTQTYTVAMNTFTAKGGDGFDVFKNARGRRLDTGTLDIDILVNYLRARPTTDAQNEGRIVIQNEPK, encoded by the coding sequence ATGAAGCACATCCTTCTCTCCGCCGCGTTGCTGCTGGGGTTCGCCTCCGCCGCGCCCCTCACCGTCACCATCCTCCACACCGACGACCTGCACGGGCACGTCGATCCCGTCAAGGTCGGGGAGGGCACCTACGGCGGTTACGCCCGCCAGACGGCGCTCGTCCGGCGCTACGCGGCGCAGGATCCCAACCCCCTGGTGCTCTCGGGCGGGGACACCTTCCAGGGCACCCTCTACTACAACGTCTACCAGGGCCTCGCCGACGTGCTCTTCATGAACTACCAGGGCTATCAGGCGATGGCGGTCGGCAACCACGAGTTCGACAACGGCCCGGAGGCCCTCGCCCGCTTCGCGCAGAAGGCGCAGTTTCCCCTCCTCGCCTCCAACCTCGACCTCAGCGCCGAGCCGCTCCTGAAGGACCTCGTGAAGCCCTACGCGGTCCTGAGCGTCGGCGGGCAGAAGGTGGGCGTGATCGGCGCGGTGACGCCCGACCTGCCGCTGATCTCGTCGCCGGGCCCGAATGTGAAGATGCTCGAACTCACCGGGAGCCTGAACGCCAGCGTGAAGGCCCTTCAGGACCAGGGCATCGACAAGATTATCCTCGTCTCGCACCTCGGCTACACGCTCGAGCAGGAGGTGGCGAGGACGGTGCCCGGCCTCGACGTGATCGTGGGCGGGCACTCCCACACCCTGCTCGGAAGTTTCGACAACAAGGACTTCCCGCCGAGCGAGGGACCGTACCCCACCGTCGTGCAGAACCCCGACGGCAACCGCACCCTGCTCGTCGCCGCGTGGGAGTGGGGCAAGGTGCTCGGGCGCCTCCAGGTGACCTTCAACGACGCGGGCGCGGTCGAGAGCTTTCAGGGCAACCCCATCGTCGTCTCCGCCGACCTGCCGGAGGACCCCACCGCCCGGCGGATGATCGATACCCTCAGCGTGCCCATCGCCGCCCTGCGCCGTCAGGTCGTGGGCACCACCGCGAACGGCCTGAACGGGGCCCGCGAGGTCGTCCGCCGCCGCGAGAGCACGATGGCGAACGTCCTCGCCGACGCGGCCCTCGACGCGGCGAAGAACGCGGGGGCCACGGTCGCCTTCGTGAACGGCGGCGGCGTGCGGTCGAGCATCGACGCGGGCCCGATCACCTTCGAGGAGGCGATCACCGTCCAGCCCTTCGGCAACACGCTGACGGTCCTCGACCTGACGGGCGCGGAGATCCGGCAGGCCCTGGAGCACGGGGTCGCCACCTGGAGCGAGAACAAGGGCCAGTTCCTCCACGTCTCGCGCGGCATGAGCTACACCTTCGACCCCACCCGCCCCGCCGGGAGCCGCGTCACCGCCGTCACCGTCGGCGGCCAGCCCCTCGTGGATACCCAGACCTACACGGTCGCCATGAACACCTTCACCGCGAAGGGCGGCGACGGCTTCGACGTGTTCAAGAACGCCAGGGGCCGCCGCCTCGACACGGGCACCCTCGACATCGACATCCTGGTGAACTACCTCCGGGCCCGCCCGACCACCGACGCCCAGAACGAGGGGCGCATCGTGATTCAGAACGAGCCGAAGTAA
- a CDS encoding Nif3-like dinuclear metal center hexameric protein: MSARLDDLARWLHVHLDEPRPLFRAGPPEVASLGLALEPADLPDRVEVDALFLHRALRLGGALPALGVLNAHDGFDLQLTTGPNLRLAGRLGWQEVRPLFWQGRPVGLTATPPEGEWRAFHRALTDELRGEDRSWGPVDPSRVRVALMNAMNPELLGLTHSLGVNVYLTGQLRPSAQEAARALGLGVVALGHRRTELWGLRQLARELEAAFPGLRTEVYPG, translated from the coding sequence GTGAGCGCCCGCCTCGACGATCTGGCCCGCTGGCTGCACGTTCATCTCGACGAGCCGCGTCCCCTCTTCCGGGCCGGGCCCCCGGAGGTCGCCTCCCTCGGCCTCGCGCTCGAACCCGCCGACCTGCCGGACCGTGTGGAGGTGGACGCCCTCTTTCTCCACCGGGCGCTGCGGCTGGGAGGCGCCCTGCCCGCCCTCGGCGTCCTGAACGCGCACGACGGCTTCGACCTGCAACTGACGACCGGGCCCAACCTGCGCCTCGCGGGTCGATTGGGCTGGCAGGAGGTGCGGCCCCTCTTCTGGCAGGGTCGCCCGGTGGGCCTGACGGCCACGCCGCCCGAGGGGGAGTGGCGGGCCTTCCACCGGGCGCTGACAGACGAGCTGCGGGGCGAGGACCGCTCGTGGGGCCCCGTGGACCCGTCCCGCGTGCGGGTGGCCCTGATGAACGCGATGAACCCGGAGCTCCTCGGGCTAACGCACTCGCTGGGGGTCAACGTCTACCTGACGGGCCAACTGCGGCCCTCGGCGCAGGAGGCGGCCCGCGCGCTGGGGCTGGGCGTGGTGGCACTCGGGCACCGCCGCACCGAGCTGTGGGGATTGCGGCAACTGGCGCGCGAGCTGGAGGCGGCCTTTCCGGGGCTGAGGACGGAGGTGTACCCGGGCTAG
- a CDS encoding SARP family transcriptional regulator yields the protein MSDVEEKFEAGQYEGVVTLLSGRARTAREHSLLGISLLNTGRLEEAELALTKASLLGDPEGQVELGNVLRLLGRFEEAASHLQTMAPGLSGEVLLRCLRWWGVAEFQAGQTAEGLRRVERAWHGYVALGNEEWTARVTVSLAQMYTLLGNPRRAKLLLSEAVGVLPTLPDPAPRLSALRNLLELQIAHGEFAEARETLWEAKRTLKQADSPRLRALLMTSEAELLRLNGDYPTYIHVLEELRPLAESLQDHNLRVWVVSRLAEHQSLVGQHGRAVDTLLGFGSVPAEWPAELWATSGVVARRRGDPASAVADLERAAQMFREAGTSPELVRVQLHHAAAALQLRQEATVASALKEALTHMLRLRQLGEFRPDLEELSELLHYAVLEPEIAPYMEPLLDRLAHLAGAPTLPEDGVITVQVQTLGRQAVHKDGEEVRFTYGGTVPLLVYITLSPGRTRAEMQLDLFPEKDPKSGAAYMRQCLKELRDRLGAQIVRFEGPHQAPRYFLGRDVHVDLDLHALREALARRETARALALYRGPFLPDLEDSEWAEGLRDEALLALTLELRRQMERVQAEGDHRRVVLLANQYLRIDPFESEVLELRLRAAETFAPPHELAKYTADLRRLFN from the coding sequence ATGAGCGACGTCGAGGAAAAGTTCGAGGCCGGGCAGTATGAGGGGGTCGTCACGCTCCTGAGCGGGAGGGCGCGGACCGCGCGTGAACACAGTCTTCTGGGGATCTCGCTGCTCAACACCGGGCGGCTGGAGGAGGCTGAACTCGCCCTGACCAAGGCGAGCCTGCTGGGGGACCCCGAGGGGCAGGTCGAACTCGGCAACGTGCTGCGGCTGCTGGGGCGCTTCGAGGAGGCCGCCTCGCACCTTCAGACGATGGCGCCGGGGCTGAGCGGAGAAGTGCTGCTCCGGTGTCTGCGCTGGTGGGGCGTCGCGGAGTTTCAGGCGGGGCAGACGGCGGAGGGCCTGCGGCGGGTGGAGCGGGCGTGGCACGGCTACGTGGCGCTGGGGAACGAGGAATGGACGGCGCGGGTCACCGTCTCGCTCGCGCAGATGTACACGCTGCTCGGCAATCCCAGACGGGCCAAACTGCTGCTCTCCGAGGCCGTGGGCGTCTTGCCCACCCTGCCCGACCCCGCCCCACGCCTGAGCGCCCTGCGGAACCTGCTCGAACTCCAGATCGCCCACGGCGAGTTTGCCGAGGCGCGGGAGACGCTCTGGGAGGCCAAGCGGACGCTCAAGCAGGCCGACTCGCCACGCCTGCGGGCGCTGCTCATGACGAGCGAGGCCGAGCTCCTGCGTCTGAACGGCGACTACCCCACCTACATCCACGTGCTCGAAGAACTGCGGCCTCTTGCCGAGAGCCTGCAAGACCACAACCTGCGGGTCTGGGTGGTCTCCCGCCTCGCCGAGCACCAGAGCCTCGTCGGTCAGCACGGCAGGGCGGTGGACACGCTGCTCGGCTTCGGGAGCGTGCCCGCCGAGTGGCCCGCCGAACTCTGGGCGACAAGCGGGGTGGTCGCCCGCCGCCGGGGTGACCCGGCGAGCGCGGTGGCCGACCTGGAGCGGGCCGCGCAGATGTTCCGGGAGGCGGGCACCAGCCCCGAACTCGTGCGCGTACAGCTTCACCACGCGGCGGCGGCCCTGCAACTGCGGCAGGAGGCGACGGTCGCCTCGGCGCTCAAGGAGGCCCTGACCCACATGCTGCGGCTGCGGCAACTGGGCGAATTCCGCCCCGACCTGGAAGAACTGAGCGAACTCCTGCACTACGCGGTGCTGGAGCCCGAGATCGCGCCCTACATGGAGCCGCTGCTCGACCGCCTCGCGCACCTCGCGGGGGCGCCCACCCTGCCCGAGGACGGGGTGATCACCGTGCAGGTGCAGACCCTCGGGCGGCAGGCGGTGCACAAGGACGGCGAGGAGGTGCGCTTCACCTACGGGGGGACGGTGCCCCTCCTCGTGTACATCACCCTGAGCCCAGGGCGGACGCGGGCGGAGATGCAGCTCGACCTCTTCCCGGAAAAGGACCCCAAGAGTGGCGCCGCGTACATGCGTCAGTGCCTCAAGGAGCTGCGTGACCGGCTCGGCGCCCAGATCGTGCGCTTCGAGGGACCGCACCAGGCGCCGCGCTACTTCCTGGGCCGGGACGTCCACGTGGACCTCGACCTGCACGCGTTGCGGGAGGCCCTGGCCCGCAGGGAGACGGCGCGCGCCCTGGCCCTCTACCGCGGCCCCTTCCTCCCCGACCTGGAGGACAGCGAGTGGGCCGAGGGCCTGCGCGACGAGGCGCTGCTGGCCCTCACGCTGGAATTGCGGCGCCAGATGGAGCGGGTGCAGGCAGAGGGCGACCACCGCCGGGTGGTCCTCCTCGCCAACCAGTACCTGCGGATCGACCCCTTCGAGAGCGAGGTCCTCGAGCTGCGGCTGCGCGCCGCCGAGACCTTCGCCCCGCCGCACGAGCTGGCGAAGTATACGGCGGACCTGCGGCGGCTGTTCAATTAG